In Amblyraja radiata isolate CabotCenter1 chromosome 38, sAmbRad1.1.pri, whole genome shotgun sequence, a genomic segment contains:
- the ankrd54 gene encoding ankyrin repeat domain-containing protein 54, producing the protein MTNIERGSKDISRPDTEAAGPGRGYRRLPLPGRRVGQSESRGLREGHSPPQWPDTQTPGSGQRSAVTPTIMATASDGLVSEQSSSEGEYAAGAAATGGQAQAQAQLHRLWQRQEEQQQAGGKMAVSRLKRHRRGCPLGKEAHAQKRLREAANANEVETVSQLLELGTDPCVADDKGRTALHFASCNGNSSVVQLLLDNGADPNQRDGLGNTPLHLAACTNHVPVITTLLRGGARVDALDRAGRTPLHLARSKLNILQDGHSHSLEALRAEVKQIIQMLREYLERLGNRQETEQLDDLCTKLQLTNTKEEVDEVADLLSSFTTLSLQIHNLDKR; encoded by the exons ATGACAAACATTGAGAGAGGGAGTAAAGATATTTCCCGCCCGGACACAGAAGCTGCTGGACCCGGGCGTGGTTACCGGCGGCTCCCATTGCCCGGGCGGCGAGTCGGTCAGTCAGAGAGCCGCGGCCTGCGGGAGGGTCACTCGCCCCCTCAGTGGCCGGACACTCAGACACCGGGCAGCGGTCAGCGGTCAGCGGTCACCCCCACCATCATGGCCACCGCTTCGGACGGCCTGGTGTCCGAGCAGTCGAGCTCCGAGGGCGAGTACGCGGCGGGGGCGGCGGCGACGGGCGgccaggcccaggcccaggcccagcTACACCGGCTGTGGCAGCGGCAGGAAGAGCAGCAGCAAGCGGGCGGCAAGATGGCAGTCAGCCGCCTGAAGCGGCATCGCAGGGGCTGCCCGCTGGGCAAAGAGGCGcacg CACAGAAACGTTTACGAGAAGCGGCAAATGCAAACGAGGTTGAGACCG TGAGTCAGTTACTTGAACTTGGCACTGATCCATGTGTAGCTGATGACAAAGGCAGGACTGCCCTTCATTTTGCCTCTTGTAATGGAAACAGTTCAGTTG TCCAGTTGTTATTGGATAATGGAGCAGACCCGAACCAGAGGGATGGACTGGGAAACACACCGTTGCACCTGG CTGCCTGTACAAACCACGTACCAGTGATCACTACACTGTTAAGAGGAG GTGCTCGAGTGGATGCCCTGGACCGAGCAGGAAGGACTCCATTACACCTCGCTCGATCGAAACTGAACATCCTGCAGGATGGACATTCACACAGTCTGGAGGCCCTGCGGGCGGAGGTGAAGCAG ATCATTCAGATGCTGCGTGAATACTTGGAAAGACTGGGTAACCGTCAAGAAACTGAGCAGTTAGATGATCTTTGCACAAAACTTCAGCTGACCAACACGAAGGAAGAG GTCGATGAAGTTGCTGATCTACTCTCAAGCTTCACAACGCTCAGCCTACAAATACACAATTTAGATAAAAGGTAA